Part of the Micromonospora rhizosphaerae genome is shown below.
GGAACCGGCCCGTTGACCTGAGTTCAGGGCAGGCCGATCAGGTCGGCCATCAGGCCGGTCTGGTGGTCGAAGTACTCGTCCCGGTGCGGGACCGAGCGGTTGAGCCGGCCGAAGAGCTCGAAGCTGATCAGCCCGAAGAGCTGGGTCCAGCCGGCCATGCCGCGGGCCAGCACCGCCTCGGGCAGGCCGGGGAAGAAGCCGGCGGCGATCTCCGCCAGGTCCGCGCGGACCGGCTCGGGCAGGTCGTCGTCGGGCGGCGTGAGCTGGCCGCTGGCCAATCCGTCGTTCAGGATGCCGACCAGCACAACCGGGGGGCGCTGCGCTGGCCGGACGGTGTCCTCGGGGGCCGCGTAGCCGGGCACCGGGCTGCCGTAGAGCAGGGCGTACTCGGCCGGGTGGGCCAGCGCCCAGGCGCGGGCCGCCCGGCAGGCGGCATGCCAGCGTCCGCGCAGGTCGCGCCGGTCGAGAGCGGCGTCGGCCGCCTCCACCGCCGCGCCCAGCGCCTCGTACGCCTCGAGGATGAGCGCGGTGAGCAGGTCGTCCCGGCTGGAGAAGTAGCGGTAGATCGCGGACGAGACCATGCCCATGTCCCGG
Proteins encoded:
- a CDS encoding TetR/AcrR family transcriptional regulator; this encodes MVAHSLRARVRAGMIDEIKAVARRHLATDGANLSLRAVARDMGMVSSAIYRYFSSRDDLLTALILEAYEALGAAVEAADAALDRRDLRGRWHAACRAARAWALAHPAEYALLYGSPVPGYAAPEDTVRPAQRPPVVLVGILNDGLASGQLTPPDDDLPEPVRADLAEIAAGFFPGLPEAVLARGMAGWTQLFGLISFELFGRLNRSVPHRDEYFDHQTGLMADLIGLP